One Primulina huaijiensis isolate GDHJ02 unplaced genomic scaffold, ASM1229523v2 scaffold38877, whole genome shotgun sequence genomic window, TATTCCTTATACTTTAAATACTTagatttatattttaatgtattaCATCATATGTttctgtttatttttattttctcattATCTGACCTTGAgtgacatagcccctgagtgcaTAGCACCTTGCTGAAGCCTCCTGTCCCCACCCTTCATTCTTCACCAAAGTTCACCCTCTATCTTAGTTGGAGACTGTTTTCTAGACAGACTTTAACTTactcttttgttttgttttttatttatagatGCTTTCCCTCTAAGTTCTTGTGTCCGTAGTAGTTATATAttgttttgtaattttagtcaGGCTTGATCCCTCCTTTCTTTTCATAAAAATCTTTTAGcccaattaaaatatttgtgcGGAATATGTATTTCATAATTTAGTcaattttagatattttttgcTTAATCATTTGCATAACTTTTCATTATTTAGAGCACCACCTTATTGTTATGATATTCATCATAGATCTTGTTCCGGAGttaaaatttatcatttatttgTCCATGCTTCTGTCTTTTATCATAAATTTACATAAATTGTTATCTgcacttcatcatttttttatgcataattctccaatttatctattattttggTTCATACCTACTGAAGTGGAGAGCTTTCTAATCCAGTTATGGTCATTGTGGTATATGTCAAAACCTCAATGCAGTTGTTGAGAGTAtaaaacatcaaaatgaaagatGTAGATTGTGAAAGATTGATCCAGTTTTGCAATTACTGGGGTCCATATTCATTTATATGAGTTACAAGCTATATTATATACTTGAATCAATCAAGTGCCAATCAAAACCATATAAAATGCAACGTTTGTCACCTAATTTTATGGTTACAACAGAATTTTGATTAGATTCTTATGCATCCAATTTGTCATTATGCTGTGAGTTGCCATTTTTAATTTCTCTTGATAAGCACCTTTATAACAGCTTGTCCCATGTCTGACTCAAATACAAAGTGCTTGTTTTTCTGAATCAATAATATGAAGaatccaaatatttattttacagtTGTTTTCAAATCTCTCTGCAGATATGCTTATCCACTGTTGGATTGTATGAAAAGATCTGTTTAAATGGTAGTATGTGTGGTAAATGAGTAGTCATGTTTGGATTTAAATTGCTATTATCATCAATTTTTAGGTACAATATTCCTTTTGTCATACTTTTCTAGCTCACCTTTGCGgcttagttatttttataaaattgtgaTTTATAACTCTTATCATTATTCAGCACACTGAATTGAATATGTAATAGCGAATCATATGCATATTTTCCTCATCATTCCATGCAGAGGTGTATGATTCAAATGTTCCTTTTGGCTGGCCCTGGAGTACTCATTTCAACCTTTTGCATTGGGTCTGCTTTAAAGGTTTGCAGAATTCTGCTTTCTAATCTGTTGACCTTTTGTTTTTCATTATTctgaaacataaataaattgtagCTTGCTTTTCCATATAACTGGAGCTGGAAAACTTCGTTGTTGCTTGGGGGTCTCCTAAGTGCTACTGATCCTGTAGCTGTTGTAGCCCTCCTGAAGGAGCTGGGAGCTAGCAAAAAATTGAATACTATAATTGAAGGAGAGTCCTTGATGAATGACGGGTATAATGACCAATTAATGTCTGAATAGCTGACTGTATTCTGATTATCATGATTGACTTCTGACTTGGCTAGTTGGTCAGCGGAACTGGcagtttgtttattttttgaacCTAATTATCAGGTTTTTTCACATTCTTAAAagtatttagatattttatttcaGGACAGCAATTGTGGTCTATCAGCTATTTTATCGGATGGTTCTTGGCTGGAGGTTTAAATGGGGAgctgttataaaatttttgtcaCAAGTCTCTCTTGGGGCGTATGTCTTTTTACCCTATATCAggatatcataataaattatatgtgTAATTTATTTGCTTCTTTTCATGGCACAGTGTGGGCATGGGTGTTGCCTTTGGAATAGCATCTGTCTTGTGGTTGAGATGCATATTCAATGATACAGTTATTGAAATTACGTTGACACTTGCCGTGAGCTACATTGCCTACTTTGTTGTATGTACCCAACTAAACCTACAAACTTGAAATGCTTACCATTCAACGACAAGTTTTTTGTACAATTTTTGAGAGATTTCTATGCAATAAGATAGATCATCAAAAATAGTGAGATGCTACCTtggcattatatatatatatatatatatattattgatatACTAGTAATGACACATCCTTACTTATGATGCATAAGAAAGCATGAAGTTGACAGAATTGATGGTATAATCTTTGGATCAAAACAAATCTTTAGTTAGCAATAAATATTCTTCTAAGGTAATGAATTGTATAGGTTTAAATTgaataaaacattatttacaAACAAACCCCATTTCCACGTTTTGTACTCTCACTTTGTCTGTCTTTTTTGTGTGCATTTATTTGTGGTAATCatccaatcaaataaatattctaccaaatttaaattatgtttCCTTAATCATCCTGTTATCAAAGAGTATGAAGCATTTTCATCCCTTGCTTCTTCTTGATCTAAAACTAATGTCGAATAGTTTACCAGGCACAAGAAGGAGCTGATGTTTCTGGCGTTTTGACCGTCATGACTTTGGGGATGTaggtttgatttttattttcttttatcagAACAGTGATAGTATTTGCACAAACGATTATTCTAAAGTCACACTTATTGACAGGTTCTATTCTGCTGTGGCTCGAACTGCCTTCAAGGGCGAAAGTCAAGAAAGCTTGAAtcatttttggtatttttccCTTGTCAATTTTTATCATCAAACATAATACTATGTTTAAGTTATTCGTTGcacttattttatcattttttatttctgtTCTTAACTCTGGACGCATGGTTTTTTCTCAACCATAACTAATATAAGTATTGAGAATATCTaatacaaagtctcataaaaataattaatgcaGCAACGTTAGAATTTATGGAAATTAAAGTGTCTCTTATGCCCAAAAAGTGCAGTAGTTACATACGACTTGCGTcaggttttattttttttaatgagattTTTTTGGTAGTTGATAGGATATCAAGGATTTGTTGGGTTAGTGAtgctatatatgtgtgtgtagcGCACGtgaaaatataatgaaatagtatttgacatagaatgaaatatatatttgggAATAAAATGGAAATGTAGTGACAAGGATTGTGCTAAAAAAGACAAATACTTAAAGATGAGTGTTGTTGTGGATTGATAGATAAGAGCAGTCAAGATTGGAAAGCGGGCGTTGATGAGTACTCATACAAAAACGGAGCAAGCTAAAAATGAATATATTAGAGAAGATGTGAATTGGAGTGATTGAAGGGAGAAAGATAAAACGGTAGGCTCAATCACAAGGAGAACGTGCAAAACTTAGCTTGGCTAGAATTGTTATGTATGTTTGTAATGATTCTagaaataatcttttatttaaaagctccgGAAACAATGGAGTGCTCTATGACTGGTGGTTTCATATGAAAGCAATAATATCGTCATCCCTCATGGATTTTGTTGAACTTATCAATTGTACCATTTGTTACGAGTTTCTCTAAGTTCGACATTTTTTAAGTTATCTGATTTGGTGATCAATTCCAGGATTGGGTTTTATGACATATTAAATCTGTTTCAGGGAAATGGTTGCTTATATTGCCAACACATTAATCTTCATCTTAAGGTAAAACATATATcatctctcaaaatttttcttttgtgTGTCATCTTAACTTTGGATCCAGTAACTTTTTCCTGTCTGGGATGGCTTTGAATTCTTAACTTTGATAGAACAAACTAAGCACCTTTTTGTGAGACCACAGATGATGTTTAATGATTTAGGTTCATATTTATGGATGTGACAAAATTCTTTTGCATCAATACGCTACTGAAATTACTGGCTGACTTGAGAGAGCATGTTTACTTTTTTGTCTTCGCAGTGGGGTAGTCATAGCTGAGAGTTTTCTTGGGGGTGACGGCATATATAAAACTAATGGTAAATTCTCTTCCTTTTCTTAAATTAATTCACACTAAGCAAGAACATGTGGAATGCagtattttttattattgttttgtttttctcCTGCTAAAGTAGTTTTTTTTCACAGAACATTCTTGGGGTTATCTATTCCTTCTGTATGTGGTTGTTCAAGTTGCCCGGGTTGTTGTAGTTGGACTattgtttccatttctgcaATATTTTGGTTATGGTCTTGATTGGAAAGAAGCTATTATTCTTGTGTGGGCTGGTTTGCGAGGGGCCGTAGCATTGTCGCTTTCGCTCTCTGTTAAAGTGAGTTAATCTAAGCATCTTTTAGATGGTATTTTAGTCCtatctgatttatatgtggtgtATTTGTGTATGAATTAGGATATCCATTTTTATATGAGTGGTATTATCCATTCTAGATTATtgaagtataatttttttaatgtgaaaACACTGTTTACAGAAATAAACCAAGTGGTTGGAGATTTCATAGGCATTACCTTATTCTTAATCTTGCTTTATTTAGGTTGGATATTTAAAAAACATACTTTTACATGTTTAAGATGAGGCATGCATGTTAGTGTTCGAATTTTTACATTTCAAGTAAATTAGTTATTAGTAGCAAGTCAATGGGCAGTGACAGGTGGAATGGAAGAATTTAATGAGGTGGAAATAATGCTCAGAAAATTGTAAGTGTGGGCAGTATGGAGCTTGTAAAGCAGTTGGGAAATGTAATGTCTCCTAATCTAAGGGTTAAGAAGTTGGAAACGAACAGTTAGCAACTAATAGTTACTAATGCGGCAGATCAAGTTCAAGAGTCAACAATTGGTAAATAGTCGAGAGCTCGGCAATTCCTACATATGGAAGTCCGATGACCTTTGAAGCATTTTGGATTCAGCAAATGCTTAGTGGTGAGCTAAACCACCCAAGAAGTTGGAACTCAGTAGTCAGGAAATGAACAATCCATTCTCAAACGTAAAAAGAGTAATTAGATAATCGAAGTTAAAACAGAGTCAAATGATAGAAGTTGTCCAAGGAGTAGCAACAATGACACCGAGACGATGTAACTTGTTTCAAGCAGAGCAAATTACATGAGAGATGAACCTAACCAAGAAGATGAAGCAAATTGACAAGGAAGCGCGAGCTGCAAAACAAGCTAACTTGCAGAGAGAGTGCTAAATGATATTTAGAGAAATTTAATGAATCAAAGATAATAAGACcggtaaaatataaataaacatgtGAAAGTAATTCAAAAGGAATAAATGTCTGCATGTAATCGCTATAGATGAACAGTCAAGCGAACGGTAAATACAAGCGAATAAAAGAGAAAGTATAAATGGGAGAAGCATGTGATCCGAGTTTGGTTAATAAAGTCTAGCGGGActgaaaaaacaaaagaagcaAAGTGGTCCGTAGACATTAGAAGTTGGAAAGTACAAGAAGATAACAAAGTCACGACGCTATAGAGACAAAGTGAAGCAAGCACGTAAATTTTGGTGATATATGATGTGATGACACGTGCATCGAAAATATAGAATAAGTTTCCCCAACTAATTGTGAAAGCTAAGTTCCAATTTTACGGGGGATCTGAAAAATGATGTCCTGAGTCCCAGTGACCGGTTAATGCCTGTCTTTTCAAAGGCCCAGCTCTAGACACAACCACATAACCTGTTATGTGCTTTTATTTAgtctaaaattaatttattttggtgGTTAACAGAAATTTTAGATCTTAGCAGTTCGTTTAAGATATGGCTTAAGAAAAACGTACTTTTAAGGTTTTCATGATATGCTTTTGTTACCGCTCTCTCTGTAGGAATGAATTTTACTTAATATGCAAAACCTAATTGTTCAATCGTGTTCCGTCATTTCAATTTTGAGTTTTTATCGCATAACATGGTTATTTTTTCCCACTTCTGATGGGGGTCATATGTTTAGTGGGTGTTTTTCATGATTAATTCTTCATATCATATTACAATATGCTCCAAAACTAaagttatgattattttttacttACACCTTTTTCTCTACTTTCTGTTTGCAAGATTTTACCTAGTTTTTTTTTCTAAGTTTTTCCTTTATTGATGTTTCAGCGTACCAGCGTTCACTCTACATTTATAAATTCTGATACTGGAAATCTGGTATGtcttataaaatttaatgtcaACTATATGCAAATTCCAGAGTAAGAATGTTTTAACAGATCCAATGGAATATATATGTTTCTCTTACTTCTTCAACACATACGCCGTAGGTGTTACTGATTTTATTTATGTATGTATTCGCTTGAGTTCTAATAAATCTTACTTTTTATCGCTTTTGCAGTTTGTATTTTTAACGGGTGGAATCGTGTTCCTTACACTTATTGTGAATGGATCAACAACACAGTTTGTTTTAAGTGCTCTTAACATGGATAAGCTATCGGCAGCTAAGGTAAGGTTATACTTACATGTGTTATTCAGTTTCGAACACGATGAATTTCGTCAATCATGATAGCGCAAATGGAAATCACAAGGTTATAATAACTCAATCATGTCAGATAAACAATGTCCAGCTGTGGATTGTGTATATATAGAAGTGGGCCAAGTTGCTGTTTAAACTTGTTGAAGTACTGCCTTAGAAATAGTAGAGCTGTGATCAATTGTACTGCGCTGCCAGTATGCTGGGATCTACAGATATTAACTGATAATTTTGTGGGTTAACATGTACATTTAACACATTGAACATTCCTCAAGAATTTGTGGGGAAAACCTCCGTTTATGAAAAAGgttttgcttgaaatctaggtTTTCCTATTGTGTTTTGGATACGtaccaaaataaattttatcagGAACTTCTGCCAGGCGACTTTTAACAATCCCATGCCAGAAAATGTGGCAGAAAAGAACTATTACCAACATCTCCTCCTAATAACTGTAGTTTCTGGTTTCTCTCAAAGAAATGTTGCCACTCGCTTAGGTTAAATTGCGATGTAATCCAGTTATCATACTTTTTCCTGGAAAAGGCAACATAACAAATTAATATGAACGAATAATCACGTTCTCTGTAATGCCATGTAGTGGTCCAGATTCTTTTTGTAATTGATCTCGTCTCTAAACACAGGGCTCATGATTCATAACCCCTAAACACATTTCCCCTTGTTTCCATTTCTCAAACTTTTCATGAATTGCATACAAATTCAATATCTAGTCGATAAATTATTGCCCAGGTTATTGCATGGTATTTctaaattacaaaataacacAATTGTATTCTAGCTTGAAACTAACAATCATGGAGTAAAGTCCTCAATTTATTTCTAGATGGCAAATTCTAATGTATTTCGCTGAATATACAGTAGTCATTTAAATAGGacttatctttaatttttaactgCTTTTGAAATGACTCTAGACCCTAAAGGCACTCTAATATTTTAGATTATATAATTTCCTAGTTCTCTCacttttatcacctgcatcttGTAACCATGCTCTAAACTACATTTTAAGGGCGTATTTGCGTCCACAGATATGTCTCCCAAATTAAACCTTTTAATCAATGTAAtatgttaaatttataaatgcACAGTGAAATGTTCGTACAAGTGTGCACAGCATTGGCTGTATGAACGGACTGGTGTGCACTTTATGTATCTGTGATGCTGGAGGATAAATAATTTCTTGTTACCCTTGTAAactatttacatttttttagttCTTACATTTTATGGCAGAAAAGAATATTGAACTACACAAAGTATGAAATGTTGAACAAAGCATTAGAGGCCTTTCGTGATCTTGGTGATGATGTGGAATTGGGACCTGCTGACTGGGCCACAGTTAAGAAATACATCGCAAGCTTGAATGATGTTGACAGTGAACACATACATCCCCATTCCTCATCTGAACCTGATGATAACCTTGACTATATGGATTTGAAAGATATCCGCGTCCGCTTCTTAAATGGTAATCATTTTATACCCAAATTTCTTGAACTTCAATGCATTTCGTTATATTTTTAGTACTTAAGCCATTTGCTGATACCTGAAAAAGTGGTGTCTTCAACTTTCCTTTGTCACTAGTATGTTTTTTTGTTCCAGTTACAATTTAAATCGTATAAAGATGTGATATTTTCTGTTTTACTTTTGCCAATTCCAAAGAATGGGTCCTCGAGCTACTGTCAAAGAGCTTTTGTTTCTAGATTTTATTACCTGTTAGCTTTTGTTTCTAGATATTATTACCTGTTAGCTTAGAAAGATTTTGAATTGACTTGTTCTTTTGCTTATTGTTCTCTTTATGTTATTTAGTTGAAATCTCATATTCATTGGGACTAatatatatgcataaaaatgaaaaacatgaaATCTATCAAACACATAATCACTTAAATActacataaaaatttgtttttgtatCAATTCAGATATCTAAATGTTCGATATTATTGTGATAACAGGTGTTCAAGCAGCTTACTGGGTCATGCTTGACGAGGGAAGAATCACTCAAACAATCGCCAATCTCCTGATGTTATCTGTTGATGAAGCTATTGACCGGGTATCTGATGAGGCCTTGTGTGATTGGAAAGGTCTAAAGTCTTATGTGAATATTCCAAATTACTCCAAGATTCTTCGGTCAACCATAATCCCTCAAAAGCTTGTCACGTTGTTTGCTGTAGAAAGCTTAGAGTCAGCATGCTATATTTGTGCTGCCTTTCTTCGTGCCCATAGAATTGCGAGACGGCAACTACACGACTTTATTGGTAAAAAATTATCCgtgaaatattattaacaaaagcTATTGCATTTAAAGAAAA contains:
- the LOC140968918 gene encoding sodium/hydrogen exchanger 7 isoform X4; translated protein: MIQMFLLAGPGVLISTFCIGSALKLAFPYNWSWKTSLLLGGLLSATDPVAVVALLKELGASKKLNTIIEGESLMNDGTAIVVYQLFYRMVLGWRFKWGAVIKFLSQVSLGAVGMGVAFGIASVLWLRCIFNDTVIEITLTLAVSYIAYFVAQEGADVSGVLTVMTLGMFYSAVARTAFKGESQESLNHFWEMVAYIANTLIFILSGVVIAESFLGGDGIYKTNEHSWGYLFLLYVVVQVARVVVVGLLFPFLQYFGYGLDWKEAIILVWAGLRGAVALSLSLSVKRTSVHSTFINSDTGNLFVFLTGGIVFLTLIVNGSTTQFVLSALNMDKLSAAKKRILNYTKYEMLNKALEAFRDLGDDVELGPADWATVKKYIASLNDVDSEHIHPHSSSEPDDNLDYMDLKDIRVRFLNGVQAAYWVMLDEGRITQTIANLLMLSVDEAIDRVSDEALCDWKGLKSYVNIPNYSKILRSTIIPQKLVTLFAVESLESACYICAAFLRAHRIARRQLHDFIGNSEIAATVDRESEGEGEEAKKFLEDVRVTFPQVLRVVKTRQVTYSVLKHLIDYVHNLEKIGLLEEKEMSHLHDAVQTDLKKLLRNPPSVKIPKLCDLITANPLLGALPSAVCETLVSSTKEIIKLSGSTLYKEGSKPAGIWVISSGVVKWSSKITCNKPLLHPIFTHGSTLGLYEVLAQKPYICDIVTDSVVLCFFIETEKILSALRSDPAVEDFFWRESVIGLAKLILPEIFEQMAMPDLRALMVERSTMNIYTRGESFEVLQNSVGLLLEGYIKMQGWQGDLLTAPAVILPCVDQNARRSENLGAGEGSFSQQLSLYQVETRARVVIFDIAGYDPSRTLCKRSSSRISQSADLPSGSLGREQHSGLMSWPEQFFNPKLHDLEASNRQGNNLSARAMQLSIFGSMINFRRQRASSFPRSRKITPSHSQSCPTVPLTHPRPPLVSAKSEGSTTLGKRLGMQESKVESHVSLLEKSHKNESHATRDDSSDDSGCEDEHIVRIDSPSRLSFPHAS